A stretch of DNA from Triticum dicoccoides isolate Atlit2015 ecotype Zavitan chromosome 2A, WEW_v2.0, whole genome shotgun sequence:
GCGCCGCGTGGAACAGGCGCGGTGTGTTGGCCTTGTGCTGCTGATTTTGCTCCTCCATCTGCAGCATGGAGCGGGCCTCCGCCGGCGTTGGCAGAGGACGGAGGAGCGGGATGAGCGTCGCCTGTTGAGCGAAGCGATCGTCGAGGCCGCCCATCAGCGCGTGAAGGAGAGAGCGGTCAGCAACAACCTCGCCAAGCTCGCGCAGCTCGTCGCCGATGGCCTTGATGCGCTGACAGAAAACACCAACGGGGCGGGCGCCCTGCGTGATGGTGCGCAGCTCCGTGTTGAGGGCAGAGGCGCGAGCGTCGCGGTTGTCCTGGAACAGCCGGTGAAGCTCGATCCAAATGTCGCGGGCAGAGGTGCCGTCGGTGACCACGAGGTTAAAAAGCTCCATGGAGATGCAGGTGTACAGCCACTGGATGATAGCAAGATCGTCCTTGAGCCAGCGCGGGTCATGAGGAGCCTGCGGGACGTCGCCGGAGATATGGTGGAGAAGCGCGCAGCGGCCGAGGTGGATCTCAAAAAGATGTCGCCAGTGGTAGTAGTTATGGCTGTGGGGGTCTAGGAGGATGGGGATGAAAGGGGTAATGTCCATAATGGTGTCACTAAAGGAAAGAgtagggagaggcggcggcggcgtaccGCCGGGGAGTGGGAGAGGTGGAGAGGGCTGTGGCCGCCGGAGGTAGGCAGAGGAGGAATTGGCGGGCCGCCGCTGTTGGGTAGTTAATCGCCGGGGTTCGTCATGGCGAACGTGGGCGTGCGGAAGGGGATCGAGtatctgataccatgtaaaactATTGGAATGGTTTTCTCATTGCATTACAAAGGTACAGAGGAGAGTACATATAGTTTGCCGAGCACGGCTGTGACCAGAACGTGGGTTGGATCGTGCGGTGATCGTGGGCATGCAGCCTTGACGAAGTCCACTGTCTAACATTCAGAAACATTCCCATGCATGCTCGGACGCTCTGCTGCCTGCACAACGTCTGTCTAGACAAAATATACAGTGACATCCATGTGCAAAGGATAGAACATCAGGCGATACAACACAAACTCGCATATATAGGAATTAATGTAGCGGAATATAAACATCTCGACCGTCCTTCTGAGAATTGCAAATAGTACAAGGAATAAATATTCAGTTGAATATAAATAAGAGCAAATCAGTTTGATGTAAAAAGCACACATACATACAACATATAATCTCTGGCTAGTCAAGTTGGGAGTGAGTAACAAGTGCCAACTCCTTCCCACCATCAAGCCTTATTACAGTACAGGAGAAAACCAAGCAAAGCGTACGTGATCATGCATCATCTTAGAGACAGAGGAGAAACAGTTTGACAAGATAACTCGGAGATAGCACAAAGCAAAGCGATAGCTCGATATTCCTGGCGGGAATAAAATGCACTAATCCATTGCCATCAGCTACAACGCAGCATAAAGGTTGGTGACACCTCAGTGTTCCTCCACGCATCTCATCTTCTTGCTCCAAGGAACAGAATCGGCTTCCAGTCCCTTCCCTGAAAATCAGTGTCTATGAGAATAGTTGAACTCACGAAATTACTCGTTCGCCGAACTAATCAAACAACGCCAACATATATATAATTAAactactttacttgaagctatatataTGCACCTCAAATCATATTGGACACTCCACCTAGACATATGCAGAAACTTGTTTAATCACCATTCATATGGGAAATCATAACAACTCAAATGTTCAGAGAAATGTCGGTTAGACCTCCGAATTTTCAATTTAAATGAAGCATCTCCAGTTTTTGAGTCAGCATAGGAAAGAACCCAAAAAAGGTCTTGCTAGAACCCAAAAAAGAAGGTACAGGAAAGTAGTAAATAAAAGGTACGGCATTAGGAATGTTACAACCCAAACTACGGACATCACCCAGTAGTTACGAGGAAAGAGATAACAGACAGACCAGCTGGAGATTGGAGGTGGAAATTTGAACGTACCAGCTGCTGTTCGAGGCTGTTACCGAGGATTATCATACATCgattttttttttttcgaaacggaggcaaaagttttgcctcatcgattaattaagcagaagagagttGCTCGGTTAATTAGGGAAAACCGAGCGAAAACCAGATTGCCCAGTTAATTATGGAGAACCGGGCTAAAACCCTCACAACCGCTGAGCGGCACACCTAGAAAGCCCCCGCACACCACTCCAAAGAGGGCCTCGACGAGACCGCACGCAGGCGTCATCGTCATCACTCCTCCCCTAGAAGCGTCATCGCCATCCCTACACTTTGAGCAAACGACTCCGACTTCGCCGTAGGCGATCGTCGACTCAACCCACATTGTAGCGGACACGTGAAGCTGCATGAAGATCGATGCCAAAACCTCAGCCTCCTACGGCCAGACAGCGCAACTCCAACTCTGACGGAGAACTCAGTAGGACAAAACCAGGCACGGCTGGCGCCACGGGAGATCGCCGAACGGGCAACCTGCAGCCAGTCATCGTATACCACAGGGCCTCGCCACCGCAGCTTCGACTCCATAGCAACAAGCAAATCGAGGCAATTCCGTGGACACGCCAAAAAAGAGCCGACTACCGCAACCATTGCCGCGTCGCCGACATCGCTCCCACCACCATCGTTGTCGCAGAAGCCTGGACGCCACCAACCACCGGACCCGCTTGCCGATGCCGAGCTCCAGGACGAAGCCCCCAAGAGGGAAAAAGACACCAAGGTGCCGTCATCGTCCGATCataagatctagggtttcccctcaaGAGGCCGAGATGGCCGGATCCGCGCAAGAGGAGTGCGGCAGCAAATCAGCGATGCCTCCAGGAAGGTCACGACGGCCACAGCCGCCGCCATCGCTGGTCACGGCACAGGGCCGTGACAGGGTCTTCACCCGAGCTCCCACACCACCTCGGTTGCACATCATCCCGCACCAGCACCGACAAGCCCACCAATCATCCTCAGCCGAAGCCGCCGCCCGAGCGCCAAACAGGCAGCCCGAGCCCCTCCACCACGCGCCCCGCCAGAGCAGCAACACCATGACGGGCCTCCACCACGCCGGAGCAGGTGGCCACCCAGCCGCAGATCCGTGCTGCGCAGACCTCCTGCGCACATCCGCCGAGCCTCCTTGCCCGGCCTCGCCTGAGCCGCAGCCCCTCACGCCCGCCTGCCGAGCTTCCCTGCCGCGGCCTCCCTGTCGCCTCGGCGCGACCCACACACGGCAGATCCGCGCCAGCTGggccaccccgcgccgccgccatgtctctGCACGGTCCCCTTGCGCTGCTGCCGCCCCTCAGCACGGCCCCTTGCGCGCCGGAGCACCCGCGGCATGGAGCCGCCCCTTCACGTCACCCACTGCAACGCGACTACTGCACCGCCGATCCCCTTGCACTCCCTTTGCACCGGCGCCCTTGCCGCGACGCGCAGGCAGCAGATCCGCGCCGCAGGACCCTCCACACGCGCAAGACGCCCGCCTCGACGCGTAGATCCGCGCCCAGCCCGCCGAGCCCCTGCGCCATGGCCGTGCACCGACGGGCGCACGCAGCACCACACCAAGGCCGCcacgccgtggccgccagccctgAGCTCGCCGGCGCACACAGACCTTGGACCACCAGCGCCGCCGGATGCCAAGAGCGGCAGATCCGCCCCCACCGCGCCGCGAAATGGCcccaccgccgccgacgccgcccgggCTTTGCCCCGGCGACGCCCTCCGGCGGCggtgaggggagaggaggaggagggcgtgacTTAGGTGGCCGGATTTGGGGCGCCCCGGTGCGGCCCGTGGAGCCGCACGGGAGCGAGAGAGGGGGATCATACATCGATTGTAATGTGAGCATGGTTGGGATGCATGCTGATAGCGCTCCTGATGGCTGACTCCGCGCTTCTCTTTTCAGATTCAGTACTACTCCGGAATCTTACACCGATTCTTTCAAGCGCTAACAAGTGCTCGATACCTGTAGGTGTGGCGGTCTCGTCCTTCATCCATGATAGATCGAGTCTCTGGAGCTTAGGCATTGCCCCAGCTTGGAAGATTAGTTGTGGCATGATACCCCCACTGATATCAAACCTTTTTAGGATTGGGAATGCTGTCCCATAGATGGCAATTGTTTCTTCCAGGGCTCTACTAAATTTTAATTCCACGTCGATAAGGGATGGTAACTCCGCAAGAATACCAACACCATCCTTGTCCAGTGTCCTAACAGTGAGATCCAAGGACCGGAGGTTATGGAGTTCCTTGATCCAGATAGGGACCCTGAAGCATCGAAACACGTAGAGTGTAACGAGGTTGGGGGGAGGAGGCGACAAGGTTACTGTCTCAGGTATAAAAGAAACAGAAGGTGTGAATATGTGCAGCCACTCGAGGTTACAAAGTTTTCCCAAAGAAGAGTTTAGAGCATCTATGACCACATCTTCAGAAAAACCAGTTCCGAGACATAGAATACTCAGATTGGTGAGCTCTCCAAGGCCCTTGACACTGTCAAGTGAGGCGCGCAGTGTGTGAAAATTATGCAGCTGTTGTAGGGATGTCATTTTACCAATGCCCTCCGGCAGCCTTTCAACGTTTGGAGCATTTAGAAACAACAAGTGCAGCAGGTGGAAAATATCAGTTGGGATACAGGACCCATCTATATCAAATGTTACCAACTTTTGTAGCCCTCTAATCTGCGTTGGTAGCTGGCACTTACCACAGCCGCGAATCCGTATATGTCGCAGCTGATATAACTCACACAATCTTGTCAGGTCAATTTTCCGGTTGTCATCAGCAGAAAAAGATGTAAAGTCAGTAATAAAAACTCGAAGATACTTGAACTCTGCCAGAGAAGGTATGTGCATGGAGCCTCTGTAGTTTGCAAACGATCTCACTTGTGACATATTGACGACCCCTGGCAATGTTGCACCATCCAAGCTGAAGAGCATCCGACGGGGCTTTTGAAGCTGTCTTGCAACGGAATCTGGGTTATCTACTACAGTGATAAAGTTCTCTTCTGCAGACTTGTACAAGATAAGATCCAACAACATATCATGCACTTTGCAAGTTAACACTGTCCCATCCGTTTTAATTTCTACAGGTTGAATAAGGCTCCTGTTGATAAGCTCATTGAAATAGCTTATTGCAGTCTGTTCTAGGCTTTGTCCATGTGCTTTACTAACAAAGCCTTCTGAAATCCATAGTCTTACCAATTCATACTTCAGTATTTCAGAGTCCTCTGGAAACATACCAAGATACAAGAAGCATGTCTTGAGGTGGCGAGGAAGATTTTTGTAGCTAAGGTTCAAGATCTGTCTAATTGCTTCCAAGGTGAGATTTGTGCCCGAAACTGACCCCAAAGAATTCTGTACATGTTCCCATCTCTCCTTTTGGTTGGAACTTCCACTTGCTAATAGGCTAGATATGCTAATGATTGCAAGTGGCAATCCACCACATTTCTTGAGAATGTCAACTGAAACATGTCTGAGTTGAACTGGACAAGCTTCTTCAGAGAAAAATATCCTATCAAAAAACAATTTCCTTGAGTCTTCTCCACTAAGAGGTTTCATTTCTAGAATGTGCTCGTGGTGACCGAAACAACATGCCTCAGCCACAATCCTGATTCTTGTAGTTACTATTAATCTACTACCAAGATTATTTTCTGGGAAAGCACATTTAATAATACGCCATGCCGATACATCCCATAAATCATCGATGATAACCAAATATCTGCAACATAATCAATAAAGTGATAAGTAAAATAATAAAAAACTATCAAATTATTTCCAAAGGTTCGAGGCAGACGAAAAACATTTTTCATCCAGTTAAATACTAATTAACATATAGAAGAACATAACAATTCACAATATTAGTTGATCTTTAATTTTTTATAGCATGGTTTAACTGTTTaagcaaatactccctctgtaaagaaatataagatcatttagatcactaaaatgatctaatgatcttatatttctttacagagggagcatGTACCAAGTCAAACTGTCACAATTTTCCTATTTATTCCGCCTCTCCTCGTGTGGTACTCGGCATTCATTTCCCCCAAGTgaatgaaaaatcagggccaaattAGCTGAAAGTTAGTGGGTGACTATTTTTTGCAGTGTTCTGATGAATGGAAACTATTTTTTGTTCGTGAATTTGCTTGGTTTTTAGGTAGTCATTTTTTGGGATGAAAACTATTGCACAGTTATGTTACTTGTCTCTCAAATTATTCATCTTCATGATGCTATGGAACCATAGCCTCATGGTCTTAGTTTAGTCTCATGTTTCATATATGATTTCCTGCCATGTCAGCAATCTATTTGTTAATATTTTTCATGGTACAACTCATTCATATGTAGCAGTTTGCAGAGTCACAACACGTGATGAAGGGAGAGCAGTAGACTTTGCTAGACACATATAGTGCACATTTACTTTATTTAATCAAATATTACTTATCTTAGAAAAAAATAAGCCCCATTAATTAGCTTGTATTAGTTAGCAAATGAAATTTagatataaatcttgtgtaaactGAAAGTACTGTGCAAACTTTTAATATATAAATGTTTTCATGCTCAACCCCAAGTAACTCATGGAACAAGTGAAGATCTCCATGTTAGTATTTACGTTTTCCGTTTTCATATATATTAGGATCATCTGGTGATCTTCTTTGGGGCTATGTACCATGTGCTTCGTATTATTGTCCTTTGTTCTTTGATGGTACTAGATATATATTGGGCATATATCCTCTAAAGCTTTAACTCGCAAAATAACcccttttttttcttcattttcatGTTTGTAGGATCATCTAGTGACCGTCTTGTCTATGTTTTAGGTCGTAAATCATATCTTTTTTGTAATGTTCATGAGGGCCATGCTTTGCAACTGGTGTAATATATTATAGGGCTGAGAGGAATGTGCCCTCTGACTAGCTATTGAATCGGTACTCTGGAGTGAAATGACATAATCATATTTAATTGACTTCTCTATAATTATAGGCAATAATGTGAAAGCATATTTCGGAAAAAGCAGCCTGTCAAATATTTTTATGTTGTTGATTATCTGAAAAATCTTTGACAAAGAGAAGAGGATTCAGTATGCATCTTAAAAAAAAATCGATCTTATAAGTGATTACTAGTAAATCCGTGATGATCTACTATATATAACTTAAGAGTGCTTCCTTGGTTACTAGGTATAGTTGTGACGACACAAGTGACAACAGTCTTTTATAGTGATTTTTAAAGACGCATGTACCTAGTACTTTGAGAAGACTTCAAGACTCCATACCTAGTGCTTTATATTATTGTCCTTTGTTCTTTGGTGGCACTAGATATATGTTGGTGGCAATACATATACGGGCATAGTACAAAGTTCACTCTGTTTAATCAGATTTGACTTACATTAGAACACAATAAGCTACATAAGTCAGCTGGTATTGGTTTAACTCTATTTAATCAAATTTGACTTACATGGGAATGCAGTTTGTACTAAATCTTGTTTACACTGGAACTACTTCACAATTTTTTCATTGAACTGTCCTCAAGTCCATCCCATAAAAAACTCAAAGCATCCCATGGCCGTATTAGAATCATCTAGTGATTTCCTCTAAATCTTGAACTCTGAAAATAGTCCCTTTTTTCAACTTAGATAAGGCTGTTGCTTTGTATAACAAACTTAAGGTACTAAGTAGGAAGTAATAGGGATATTTCCGTTGATGGCCTTACGAATCCGCACTCCAAAGTCGGGAAGAGCCAAACATTACTTCCACTTTCTATAATAGAGAAAAGAGCTGTACATAAAGACCGTAATGTATGCTAATATTCATTAACAAAGATTCACCCCTTATGAATCTTCAAGAAAATTTAAGTACCAGAGGCGCATGAGAATAGCTAGCAACAATATAGAAAGTTAGAATCAGTACCTCTTGTTTTTTAGATTTTCTCTGACTTGGTCGAGAAGAACATTTAACTCACAGTCATGAAAAGATTGTTGACAACCAAGTTGGGTTGACAAACTATGCAgaagttttggaatatttggctTTTGAGACACTGGCACAAATGCACCACAGTGAAATTCCCCCTTCAGCTTATGGTATACCTCCTTGGCGAGTGTCGTTTTACCTAAACCTCCAAATCCAACAATTGATACAACCTTTAACTGCTTCTCCTCATCTTTTAGCCAACTGACAACCTCATTGGTtgggccgtccataccaacaagttTAGCTGCATCCTCATAGAGAGCGACAACCCGTTGGTCAACAGCCACATTGCACGATGTGGGGACATCGACCTTATACCTCTCACGACGTTCACTTGTTTCACGCACGATTTTCTTGATGTCCTCGATCTGGCCAGCAATCTGATGACGGGCCCTTGAAGTTCTCAGACGTTGAATAGTGTCGTGGACAAACCcagattttttcttcttctccccaaTTTTGCACATGAAGTCATCGATAATATCCTCAATGTCATAAGACATCTCCCTGACCGCGTCCCTCCACCTTGCAGTCTGTATATCAAGCTCGTCCACATCTGCAAGGCGCTCTAGAGCATCCTTCATGCTGCTCAGCTCATCGCTGATGTGCTTCACCTCCTTCCTCAGGTTCTTTAGCTTGGCAAACTCCTCTCCCATCAGGGTGGCCAGCTTACCCAGGAGAGAGTTCATCACCCCGGTAGAAGCGCTCACCATTATTCCAGCCATCTAGTTGAGATATCCGGACAAGGATCTATCTATCTTGGCTCTCTAGTTATGCTTGTGCTGCACCTGAAACATGTAACAACCCGCTGAATGAATGGAGTTTCAGTAGCAAAAAGGCCAAGAAACAAATGGGGCCAGGGACTTCAACAGACCATCCGTACCAATAACAGCAGATTTTCATTTCAAACGATTTTCAGAGTAGAAGCATAACGCTGTAAGATTCAGTACCTGAGCTGGAAGAGTGACTGAAACAGCTTCCATTGCGGCCGTTACTCCAGAAGTAGAAACATGCTACATGCAGCCGTGGCGGCGCCGGTGCTCCTCTTGGATCCAACTGAAATGATGGACCGTTAGAAAATCCAGAGTTAATTAACTTCAGTTATTGTCGTCTAGATCCACCATTTTTCAGAaagaaatgaaataaaatccaGATCCACCGCTAGATCCAAAGCTCCAAACTCCAGATCTGCCCCAAGATCCAAAGCTAGTCAaattgcactaagactatataacTAATCAGTGAATAAAATATACACATCCGAAGCCGGTCAACTTATAAAACTAGAAGAGGCGACTGGACTGGAGACAGGGGCACAAACCTTATTTAGCAGGCAGGTGAAGCAACGAAGCAGCAGCAGGCTTTCAACGGGGAGGAGATGGAAGAAGAGCAGCCGACGTaggtgcagcagcagcagccagcgATGGtggggaagcagcagctgcagcagcgtgGATCGACGGAGCGGAGCCGCTGGTTGAGATGGGGAGAGAAAGACCAACGCGGAGAAGGAACAAGAGAGGCGAGGCAGACTCAATCAGTGGGGGTGTGAGGTCAAGGTCTCCGTCTTGCTGCTGCATTCATTTTCTCTCTTCTGTTGATGTCCTCTCATTCTCTCATACTCCGAGCAAAGCCTTTCTACTCTGCTACGTAGTTTCTTCAATTCATAACCCGGGGAAGCCTGCCCAGTTTGCTTGTTAGTTTCTTCAACCCAAGACACGGAAAATTTTGGTTCAGATCCCACCCATGGAATGATTGAGATGACGTGTGCACTGTTTCTATGTATTGGGAGtatagttgctaagctatttaatgtgcttagcaccttaTTTAAGCACTCATGCATTGGCAGCAGCCGATCAGTAACAACAGAGGTTGTCCCAAAGCGCCCAACTTGCACGCACAAACAGCGAGCTCTGTTGTGCAAATGACGCCCGAGTGCAATGGAATAAGAAAAAAAGACAGGGTCGATAGCAAAAAACAGTGCACACGTCATCTCAATCATTCCAAGTGCAGTTGTGTAAAAGCAAAGCATGCGCCTCAATCATTCCACGGCCACTTGATGCAAAACACAGTGAAAGAATTTTTTTACCGCTACCCAAATCTACACTGTTTACTTATTTTCTTGCTAAATTTGCTCGTTTAATTAGAGGAATGGCACTTTGCCATCCGCGATAACATTGGCACTTCGTCTGCGTGCGTAATATATGCCCGTTTCACCCTTCGTACTACTACCACAGCTTTTTTGATAAAGGATGAATTTTATTCACTCAAAATAAAATATTAAGAGGATACAAACACGGTGAGcatacacccggcctctgcataattagCATGCACATAGTCAACACAACACACACAATAAAAACACGCCGGCAACTAGCAAACTCATATAAGACTAAAGCTGTGCCTAAGCGATAAAAAAAACCCCAAAATGATCAAATCCTCTCTCGACAAACTACAACAATGGCCATATTCGCACCAACCATCTCATGATACCACAAGGACAACGAGGTTCTTCAACAGtaacgccttcaggaagggagcgaCGCTCAAACGCCGTCGTCACTGGATCCAACCACCAAAGTCAGATTCTAAGTTTTCACTCTGAAGAACCGATGCAAGCATAtctgagcaatgccttcaacaaggtaacaatGCAAAAAACATCGTCACTgccaggtactccctccgtccagaaatacttgtctggagaatggatatatctagatgtattttagttctagatacatccatttatacccactagaagaacgcccgtgcgttgcaacggggccacattaactttaagagttcaatattacgacattggcgaccttttttaccatcaaatcctcacacacacacagacacacactctccctccgtcttcctcactctctattcccctctccctctctctctaacacacacacatatccatcttattgggtacgggaccataatccatctatttcacacatacacgctagtgcataacaatatggattatgtgtattatatttgccaccaaaattgagggaattaatttcatgtaaatcgaccagccacagctccaagaatacgaggacgaggtggctcgggtcggcgtcggcgccgtccagcgcgggccacgggcccgcttccaagtgcacgtgcaatgcatgtcttcacaaatattataaccagatgtgagaaatcacatgcatagaaaagacattctgatagcaatccaaataccatactcaattgaatacctaacctggacaatactcttatttctatgcgccaaaaaaaatggaatagcaaagctaagtatgcctacatacgctcagattatatataagaatcttgcgtgaacaattgcaacaaagcactaagcagcgataaatttaaataaaaaatccattaactatgcaggcaacaggcttgttacaacatagagagataggaaaatgtcacctccagtaatgtagcgcaaaggagtggaacgaagcatgaatgagcggttgtctgttcttctccatgtacatggatcagcagtagaggccaagtatataagtacttgaccgaactccacactccactcttcgtgtacggagagccatgtcaccttctggccgctgcagcatgggaggacggctggttcacgtgaccctccagctgggggatccatggtggctgaccgtcgagctcgaggcagagaagtcgagggcagtagtggcgagatccatgccggccaaccgggcgaagaggaggtcgtcgggaagggacacatcggcaagatccggtcaTCACGCGACCTGAAGAGAaacagtgatctccacaagctgtaggccgacggcgtgctccatcccctgcgatggggtgaccatggcggtggccacagctcctcatgctcgtCTCGATCTtggcgacacaccctgagtgtaggaggcagcaacgacctcgacgaaatcatggcctccatcccggaacgcaatcatgtcgctctaaataaatggattcaatcacgtgactctaattacttcggattgttatgtgcacactaagcggggtgcagttaggaaagaaaatgttctctaattaaagtgattgagtgatttaaggtaaggttaattaatttagatttgatttttagtgattgttagtaaagtacgatgcgtctttaaaatcttttatttgtttccttaaaatatattatttgtttcctaaagaaatttgcaataatggaagatatcggttgatttggataagttaatAAATTTAAATCCGTGATTGCGTGCATGTTTGGAAAGTCctgatctccacaagctgtaggccgacggcgtgctccatcccctgcgatgaggtgaccatggcggtggccacagctcctcatgctcgcctcgatctcggtgacacaccctgagtgtaggaggcagcaacgacctcgacgaaatcatggcctccatcccggaacgcaatcatgtcgctctaaataaatggattcaatcatgtgactctaattacttcggattgttatgtgcacactaagcgaggtgcagttaggaaagaaaatgttttctaattaaagtgattgagtgatttaagataaggttaattaatttagatttgatttttagtgattattagtaaagtatgatgtgtctttaaaatcttttatttgttcccttaaaatcttttatttgttttcttaaaatctattatttgtttcctaaagaaatttgcaataatggaaggtatcggttaatttggataagttagtaaatttagatccgtgattgcgtgcacgtttggaaagtcttgatttgcaaggaaagagctgaggggtaaataaaccggtgaataagaaaccatcatcgaaaaaaatctacgacggttaacctacgaaaaaaaaccggacgaaagtggtgggacgaaaaaaaacctggaagcgagactaccaactgctccattaggaatagagatttctacgacaagtattttcagacagaGGGAGTATAACCAACTCAGGTCAAACCTAGGttttcaccccggagctcgagaCCAGGTACTCACCACCATCGAAATCAATCATGTattgtcgccaccacttttccaTGATTCCAGCAGCTACCTGCGGTGGGCAAGGAACCGGCCGTTTTCGCCGCACAACCATAACCTCTGCGTCAAGTCATTGTCCATAGCTTGCATCTCAACGTCGTAGGCAACCACCGGATATGAAGAGAGAAACCCTCACAAAGATCTTTCGGTGGCTACTGCAATCCGCGGCAAGGCCGTCGGTGCATGCCGAAGTGCTCACCACACGAACCAACACTGACGGCGGAGCAAACCAACGCCGACTGCTACCTTCCTGGAGAGGGCCCTGCCAAGGCACATCGCCTTAGGGTCCGACATGACTGGATCTGAGCCGGGGCGCCATAGCCCGCAGCACCAATGGCCCCTGGCCTACCATCATGTATGCACCAGCAAGCAGCGCCTCAGCCGCCAGCAACAATGTGCGCCAAGAATTGGATGGAAAACACGCCAGATCTGATGGGCAGGGGCCGCCGTGTTCAGGATCAGAGCGGATCCTCTTGGGCAGATGCATCTTTCCGCACAAGCAGCCATCCGCAGCCGTGCAAGAGGCGGCACATGGACGTGCACATAAGCAAGCCAAGGGGCCGGCCGTGGATGCGTCGTCGTAGAGCAACTCATGCCTGCGCAGAAGCATTATCGGATCTGATCCGAGGGGAAAGCCCCAGCACCACGCACGATTCCTTACACAGAGGCCAGGAGAGACACGGACGGGGGCTAAGGGATTTA
This window harbors:
- the LOC119355676 gene encoding disease resistance protein PIK6-NP-like isoform X6 codes for the protein MAGIMVSASTGVMNSLLGKLATLMGEEFAKLKNLRKEVKHISDELSSMKDALERLADVDELDIQTARWRDAVREMSYDIEDIIDDFMCKIGEKKKKSGFVHDTIQRLRTSRARHQIAGQIEDIKKIVRETSERRERYKVDVPTSCNVAVDQRVVALYEDAAKLVGMDGPTNEVVSWLKDEEKQLKVVSIVGFGGLGKTTLAKEVYHKLKGEFHCGAFVPVSQKPNIPKLLHSLSTQLGCQQSFHDCELNVLLDQVRENLKNKREGTGSRFCSLEQEDEMRGGTLRCHQPLCCVVADGNGLVHFIPARNIELSLCFVLSPSYLVKLFLLCL
- the LOC119355676 gene encoding disease resistance protein RGA5-like isoform X4, with translation MAGIMVSASTGVMNSLLGKLATLMGEEFAKLKNLRKEVKHISDELSSMKDALERLADVDELDIQTARWRDAVREMSYDIEDIIDDFMCKIGEKKKKSGFVHDTIQRLRTSRARHQIAGQIEDIKKIVRETSERRERYKVDVPTSCNVAVDQRVVALYEDAAKLVGMDGPTNEVVSWLKDEEKQLKVVSIVGFGGLGKTTLAKEVYHKLKGEFHCGAFVPVSQKPNIPKLLHSLSTQLGCQQSFHDCELNVLLDQVRENLKNKRYLVIIDDLWDVSAWRIIKCAFPENNLGSRLIVTTRIRIVAEACCFGHHEHILEMKPLSGEDSRKLFFDRIFFSEEACPVQLRHVSVDILKKCGGLPLAIISISSLLASGSSNQKERWEHVQNSLGSVSGTNLTLEAIRQILNLSYKNLPRHLKTCFLYLGMFPEDSEILKYELVRLWISEGFVSKAHGQSLEQTAISYFNELINRSLIQPVEIKTDGTVLTCKVHDMLLDLILYKSAEENFITVVDNPDSVARQLQKPRRMLFSLDGATLPGVVNMSQVRSFANYRGSMHIPSLAEFKYLRVFITDFTSFSADDNRKIDLTRLCELYQLRHIRIRGCGKGLEADSVPWSKKMRCVEEH
- the LOC119355676 gene encoding disease resistance protein RGA5-like isoform X3; the protein is MAGIMVSASTGVMNSLLGKLATLMGEEFAKLKNLRKEVKHISDELSSMKDALERLADVDELDIQTARWRDAVREMSYDIEDIIDDFMCKIGEKKKKSGFVHDTIQRLRTSRARHQIAGQIEDIKKIVRETSERRERYKVDVPTSCNVAVDQRVVALYEDAAKLVGMDGPTNEVVSWLKDEEKQLKVVSIVGFGGLGKTTLAKEVYHKLKGEFHCGAFVPVSQKPNIPKLLHSLSTQLGCQQSFHDCELNVLLDQVRENLKNKRYLVIIDDLWDVSAWRIIKCAFPENNLGSRLIVTTRIRIVAEACCFGHHEHILEMKPLSGEDSRKLFFDRIFFSEEACPVQLRHVSVDILKKCGGLPLAIISISSLLASGSSNQKERWEHVQNSLGSVSGTNLTLEAIRQILNLSYKNLPRHLKTCFLYLGMFPEDSEILKYELVRLWISEGFVSKAHGQSLEQTAISYFNELINRSLIQPVEIKTDGTVLTCKVHDMLLDLILYKSAEENFITVVDNPDSVARQLQKPRRMLFSLDGATLPGVVNMSQVRSFANYRGSMHIPSLAEFKYLRVFITDFTSFSADDNRKIDLTRLCELYQLRHIRIRGCGKCQLPTQIRGLQKLVTFDIDGSCIPTDIFHLLHLLFLNAPNVERLPEGIGKMTSLQQLHNFHTLRASLDSVKGLGELTNLSILCLGTGFSEDVVIDALNSSLGKLCNLEWLHIFTPSVSFIPETVTLSPPPPNLVTLYVFRCFRVPIWIKELHNLRSLDLTVRTLDKDGVGILAELPSLIDVELKFSRALEETIAIYGTAFPILKRFDISGGIMPQLIFQAGAMPKLQRLDLSWMKDETATPTGKGLEADSVPWSKKMRCVEEH